The stretch of DNA ATTATCATCGAGAATCCATATCTTCTCGCTGCATGATGAAGATCGATATCTCAAAGGCATTTGATTCAGTGGAATGGCCATTTTTGCTCAACAACCTCAAGGCTATCAACCTTCCTGCTGCTTTTATACATTGGATTGAGCTTTGTATTGGGTCTGCCTCTTTCTCTGTTCAGGTAAATGGAGAGTTAGCTGGTTACTTTCAAAGTACGCGAGGGTTACGCCAAGGTTGCTCTCTGTCTCCGTACctctttgtcatttgtatgaatGTGTTGTCTCTTATGTTTGACAAAGCTGCAGTTGATCGTCGCATAGGCTACCATCCTCGTTGTAAGTCCCTCTGTCTCACCCACCTCTGTTTCGCTGATGACATATTAGTCTTCACTGACGGGAGTGCTCGCTCAATAGCTGAAACCTTGGCTGTATTTGATCAGTTTGCTGTCGCCTCTGGTCTTAAAATTAGCCTTGCGAAATCTACCTTTTCATGGCTGGTTTAACGCCTGAGCAACAGCAAGATATACTTCAACACTTCCCTTTTGCAGTTGGTTCTCTACCTGTCCGGTATTTAGGTTTACCGCTCTTAACCAGATCGATGACACAAGCGGATTATTTGCCTCTCCTTGAACGGATTCGCCTACGTATAACTTCCTTGACGGATCGTTTCTTGTCCTTTGCGGGTCGTCTTCAACTGATCAAATCAGTGCTTCTAAGTCTCACCATCTTCTGGCTCTCTGCTTTTTGTCTGCCAAAGAAATGTCTGCAGGAGATTGAAAGTATGCTCTCCGCTTTTCTGTGGTCTGGTCCAGATCTTAATACTAAAAAAGCAAAGGTCTCATGGGTAGATGTGTGTAAGCCGACTGATGAGGGAGGTTTGGGTCTGCGCCGTCTAACTGATATAAACACGGTTTGCATTCTCAAACTTATATGGCGACTTGTCTCTGCAAGACCTTCTTTATGGGTCCGGTGGGTTCAGAGCAACCTCATTCGAGGTGATGTTTTCTGGTCTGTTAGTGCTACAACTGTGAATGGTTCTTGGATGTggaggaaaattttaaaatatcaacaCTTAGCTAGACCTTTCCATACGGTGGAGGTGGTTTCCGGGCTTCATACTTTGTTCTGGTTCGATGTTTGGTGCCCTCTTGGGcaactctctgttttgtttgggaCTAGAGGATACATTGACGTGGGTATACCAAAACAGAGTACGGTTGCAGAGGCTCTTACTCTGCATCGTAGGCGTAGGCATCGGACGGAGTTACTAAACAGGCTCGAGGAAGAGCTACACTCCATCCGTCATTCACTGCAGTCCCTAGGGTGTGATCGTTCCCTTTGGCGACAACAGAATGGCTCCTACAAGTCAAAATTCTCAGCCTTAGCTACCTGGCACATGATTCGACAACAACACCCTCCTTGTGCGTGGGCAAAAGGGGTGTGGTTCTCTCACTCGACACCAAAATATTCCTTTGTCACTTGGCTTGCTTCTCTTAACAGACTCTCGACTGGTGATAGACTTATCCTTTGGAATTCTGATGCTGACGGTGACTGTGTTCTATGCCAAGGCCATCAGGAAACAAAGAaccatctttttttctcctgCTCGTACTCCTCTCAAGTTTGGTCTACTTTGACTAGTACTCTGCTGGGCATCAAGTACACCACTCATTGGGATCAGTTGACTGCTCTGCTTGTGGATTCCTCCACCCCTTGTCTCCTTCGTTTCATTCTCCGTTATGTCTTCCAAGCCACGCTCCACAGTGTCTGGCGGGAACGGAATGCTAGACGACACGGTGAAACCCCCACTCCACCTGCCCGTCTTTTCCGTTTCATTGACAAGTCTGTCCGCAATCGGCTACTCTCCCTGTTGACATTTCCTGCCTATGAGAATGGTCTTCAACTCTGGTTTCAAACCCACCCCATCTAATCTATTTCAAACTATTTTTGCTTTACCTTTCTTGTTAATCTCAGTTTAAAATGATGCATTAAGTTGTAAAACAGTCTTTTTTtagtgaatataatttaacattcatacaaaaaaaaaatacaaaaaaaaaaaatttggattacAGTAGTTGGTTATATCTCCCACTCAACTGTTTGGAATTGTTTTCGAAAGCTAAATAAGAATATATTGAACTAAAACTCGAAACTGAAACCATATCGTAAACTCAAAAAAAANNNNNNNNNNNNNNNNNNNNNNNNNNNNNNNNNNNNNNNNNNNNNNNNNNNNNNNNNNNNNNNNNNNNNNNNNNNNNNNNNNNNNNNNNNNNNNNNAGTTAAAGGTAAGCGAGGATTTTATAGTTGTAGTTGTTTATGAGAGAAATATAGGATTAGAGCTAATTTGATTTGTACAATGGACTTTGTTAATAATTGAAACTGAAAAGTTCCCTAATTACTTCACCGCCATAAATCCAATTTCTCCATCTCCATTTGTAACTGAAGCCTAGcctgcttcttcttcacatctaAGCTTGACGTGCTTTGACTCTGTTTACATCGTAATTCGCAAGACCCAAAAGACTGATCACTAACACCAAGAAACCAAAGAACATAGCCACCTTCTGGTTAAAGGAGATGCTTGATATAGGGAGTCATAACATATACGGATGTATAAGATAAAATCAGAGGGATGATGAGACAAGGCTTGAAGCCACTATCTGATTCCCAAGTATTGTACAAATGTAAACTAATTGAAAACCATCACAAGGGCAACACATCTTCATAGTTGTCATAGATTAAACACATCAAAGACAGACAACAATACCAAATAGAATGaagttaaaaaagtttttcataACAGTCAGAGGAAACATATCTCACTCCAGAAACAAACTTATTCAAGAACCCTTGTATGGGTTTCCTTTTTATACTTCTTAGTTGGTGCGGCTTTTGAAAACATCAAGACCCATTTCGGTTGGATCAGTAGCTTGAAGCTCCACTTGAATCCCATCAAGTTCTCTCTTGAACCTATCCTTAGAGCTCGCATAAATCATCTTGTCTCTCACTTTAGCAGTGTCCGGAGACCTTTTTGCACACAAAACACATTGATGATGatccaacaacacaaacaaatcaaaggaacataaattgatttttagcgaataaaattttattaccAAGCGATGAAGAAAATCTTGCTCTTCTGGCAGTTCTCAGCAGTGACAAAGTCGAAATCGTAAATGCAGTAGCGGCATTCATCTTCTGGAAGACTAGCAGCAAAGTCATCATACGTCTGTTCAGGCTCACCGAGCTTCTCTACAATCACTTGCCTGTCCTCAATCTTGTAGACTATGGTACGGAATGTTCGTTTCGCCTTCAGTTCCATAAATTTTAGCTTGCAATCATCATGCACTGCCATTCCTGACGCCGCGTTCGCCTGTTTATCATTTCAAATAcacagaacaaacaaaacaaatctcttCAAGAACACATTTATAAACCAAAGAGATCATCCATTTTAGAGAACTAGCTCAACAGTGTTAGATACTTCATCATCTGCTAAGTAGCTTCCAAATTCAGGAGACAAGAAAGCACCACAAAGATCGAACAATTAACTAAACACTGATCAACGACAACAAGTTCCTCCTGATTACAGATCAACTAGCGAAgaagaatcacaacaaaaaattaCGAGTTCTTCATTTGATTTCTAGTCCTCCTAGGTATATGAATCCGATCACACACCAGAGCAACATACAAAAACACCAAAGATCGAACcaacacataattttttgtattctctAGATCTAACGAGCGAGGAGCGTAATCAAAAATAGAGGAAACCAAAACGGAATTTGAAACTCGAATCGACAAGCAAAGCAAGGCTTCAAAGCGAAGAACTTGAGAGAGAAGACGAGAGAAACTGAGCTCACCATGGCTGAATCAAACCGATTTCAAAGAGAAGTTCCTCCTGGGTGAAGTGAAGAagacggaagaagaagatattttctCCGGTCGGCAAAGATCTATGgatatgtctttttcttttctttactgtttcttctcttttttttttttttcttgtagcaGCGTTATTTGTAAGCTATCCTtaagatttatttatataggaaaaacataacatatgGTCCATTTGCTTATGTGTTTCTTTTACATATGGTTATTATTAATATGGATAAGAAAAATACAGTAATGTAAATTATTGATCTCAGATTAtgacataattaaaaatgatGATCCTACATATATTCGAAAATGTCATCTATTCATAAATTCGTGGAtaagtttgttttcaattcTATATACTGTGTGTAATCATATGAGTTGTGTACCTGTAGAccaaaaaagatatatgtagtTCAATCCGGGCCTAGACAGTTGTTtcatacattttcttttataaatgaTAACCAAAAGGGTTCATCTTCAATAGAAGATTTGGGTCCTTACACACACACCATTTCGAACCAAAGACAACATCGAACACAAGACATGGAAGTTGTTTAGGTTCATACCTTCTTCACAgttaaatgtataaaataaaagggGGTAACATCACTCGGAAAAAACAGAATAAGAGAATATAAATCTTTCAAggggataataataataaactttgGGGTTTACTCTTTTTAGTTGGCACGGCTTCTGAAAACATCGAGATCCATCTCGGTTGGGTCAGCTGCCTGAAGCTCTATTTGAATTCCATCTAGTTCCCTCTTGAACCTGTCCTTAGAGCTCGCGTAGATCATCTTGCTTCTGACCTTAGCTATGTCAGGGCACCTTTggcaaaacaaaacagaattatgcatttacatatatatatatatgatgaaatatttggaAGATAATGAGAAAACGAGAGACAGAATCAGTAGCTACCAGGCGATGAAGAAGATCTTGCTCTTCTGGCAGTTCTCAGCAGTGACAAAGTCGAAATCGTAAATGGCGTAACGGCATTCATCAGCTGGAAGGCTGGCTGCAAAGTCATCATAGGTTTGGATAGGCTCACCGACTTTCTCAACAACCACTTGCTTCTGCTTCTCCTCGATCTTGTAAACAATGAAACGGTGTGTCCTTTTCGCCTTCAGTTCCATAAATCTCAGCTTGCAATCTTCATGCACAGCCATTCCAGATGCCGCATTCGCCTGTTAATGTTATATACCAAAAGAACACCTAATATGAACACCTTTTTCACACTACATACACTCAAAGACTTCTCACAAAACACAATTCAAAAAGTCCATAAAATCAATGACTCATTCCCAAGAACTAGCATTTAAGATCATCATAGCTTTACTCTCAAACCTCTATTATAAAACATGATAAAGACTGATGAATCCACAGTAGAAACAACATCCAACAGCTCAAGACGAAGTGATAAAAAGATAAGCAAGCAGAACAAGACTAGAGATATCAAATGTGGAGTGAGACTGATCAAGGAGAATGCATGGATCAAACAACGTAATAACACCAAAATTGATAGATATGAACAAGTTTCAACAAGAATAAGCCCTAAAATCAAACTGATTTCAAATTCTAGCGATCGGAAATCGAAAAAAAACCACAGTAAACTTCAACAGAGAAGCTATCTCTCACGCAGTTATGATCCTAGATCAATCCACAAAACGATCACAAATCTCAGAGATctaaatcaaaaactaaaattccaTATACCAGATCTTAACGAAACAGCAAAAATGAGCTAGAATCGTCGTAACCAGATGATTTTGTATACGAGACCCAAACCCAAATCAACAGGCGCACGGACTACAGATCGAGGAATTAAAAGTATCATTATAAATAAGTAGAAATTGAGCTCACCATGGCTGGAAACACACTGCTATCAGAGCAAATTaacgagaaggagaagaagatatttCTTCAGGCGGCTTGAATCGACAGAGAGAATacagtcactttttttttcttttcttgtcaatttcttttttcttttctcgtcTTTTCTTCCTCAATTTATTTGGAAGTCCAACCACATACTATTTGGTATGTATGTCATTAatattgttgaattttattagttttctaatGCAATATTGTAAGGGATTAGATTTATCTTTTGAACTCACTCTTTTTggtagctttttcttttttcacaactgtttttatttatgttataagGCCAAAATTAACCAGCCAAAGTTACAGACAAGGCCAAAGCCCTACAAGCagactaaaaaataaaaagcctaataagccaaaaaaacaaacattaaaagCCCAAGCCCAGATTGTAAACCCTTCCATGAAAATTGAAGTGTATCGTGAATCACCAGACACGCGGCACAAGAGGAACATGGAAGATGACACTTGCTAAGTCGAAGAGGCTGGAGTCTCCGGTCGTCGGCAGCAGGAAGAGTCGCCGGAAAACTTTCAAATCCGGTCGAAATCGTCGACAAACAACAAGGGACTCTCGATCTACACCCACAGGAAAAGGCGAGTTCTAATTGCTGAGAATATGACTCCACCTATAGCTAAattcttaatcttcttcttcaataataAAACTTCAATCTTCAAGAAAGTAGATCTACACCCTAAACTATTAAACCCAAGGATCTGCAACTCAAGAATTGCAGAGAGTATTCATcccaaaaagaaacacaacaacaaaaaaacaaaagaacttaaAACAGAATTAACCACCGTTCGCCGACCATAACGTTGCCGAGGAGACCAACGCATGCGGGAAGCAGAACCGGACATGACATCGCCGAGGAGGCCAACGCATGTCGGAGTCAAAGCCGGACATGAAATCGCCGAGGAGGCCAACTCATGCCGGAAGCAGAGCCGTCCATCACCGTTAAAGAATACGGTCGATGACGGAAACAaaatccgacccaaacacaCACATAAGAAGCCGGTGTTGGTCGGACTGAAGCCGGTTACCTTGCCGGGGGAAACAAGACGTCGGCAAAGAGAACCCGATGGAAGTTTCTCTCTCtgaaaaattgagagagagaagagagagaaacggTTCCTTGGTTTCTAAACGACAATGTTATCTGAACAGGACTCTTTTTGGTAGCTATTTCAATAATATCATTGAGTTTTtagttaataattttattcttaaacttttttaaaatgatatacAAGTGATACCTAGGATTAGGattaaaagtttgaattttttttaatatctttgatGATTGATTCAATAAATAATTCGTTAATAGTATAGAActtgatttcaaatttttgatggATTTTGGCTAACGCAGAGTGATTCGATTTTtgtgaatgaaaaaaatatattggcTGCGAATTGTTGCAGCGGTTGGGGTGGACAAATTCATCTGCGGATTACACCgctttttatttatcattcatCAAATGTTGTCCTCAGTGGACCAACTGTGGACCATTTTTGCATATAAATAGAGTTAATCCGCAGTGGTTTGTTGTccgcattaaaaataaaacggTCCAGGCCATAGACAGATTTGGCCGCCTTAACCACCGCTACCAGTCACACCCATTGAATTGGTTGAAAAACAGATTTAGGGTCTGAATGGTAACTACGATCGAGGCAGACAAATCTGTCTGCGGACCAGACCGCTCTGTTTTAAGTGTGGACAGCGAACCGCTGCGGTCCAACTCTATTTGTAAGGATAAGCGGTCCGCAGTTAGTCTGCTGcggttttgtttatgttttctgtAGACAGCACCATTCGGACTACACATAGGATGTGAATGGTTACATCGGTTGGGGCAGACAAATCTGTCTGCGGACCAGACCGCTCTGTTTTAAGTGTGGATAACGAACCGCTGCTGTCCAACTCTATTTGTAAGGATAAGCGGTCCGCAGTTAGTCTGCCGcggttttgtttatgttttctgtAGACCGCACCATTGGGACTACACATAGGATGTGAATGGTTACATTGGTTGGAGCGGACAAATCCATCTGCGGACTggaccgctttttatttaccattcagcaAATATAGTCCACAGTGGTGCAgtccaaataaagcagagacaagACCGCAGTGGACCAACTGCGAACcgcttttgcatacaaatagagttggtccgCAGCGGTCTGTAGTCCACCTTAAAAATGGAGCGGTCCAGACCGCAGACAGATTTGACCGCTCTgaccgcagttaccattcaaacccatagtgaaaagtaaataaaaaacggtATGATCTGCAAATGGATTTATCCGCCTCAACCgttgcaaccattcacacccttaaaataaaattgttaaaattttaaataaattgaaaatctcacaaagacataaaagagtctatcacaaataaaaatatcactACAAATTAGTCCTATATAGTTTTAAGAAAAGATGGCCACACTTCataatgggaaaaaaaaaattaaaaatacttcatctatttttttttggacaaataatacctgattttttttattgaaaaaataatatctcgtttaattaattaaagctgATTAATATCTCAGTTTTTAAATGTTGTAAGTTTTATACCTGACATATGTATCGTTAATTTCAAATTACTGTTTTACccttaaaataagaaatttttatttaatttaaattaaacaaaataaaataaataaataaaaaaaattgaagccaagaacttcgtcttcttcgttggCGTCTCTAAGACCCTATGTATTCCAGTTCAATTTCttgaacaaaaaccaaaaatcctaactaaatcttataaaagttttccttggttttgttctctctttcaatttaaagaagaaaaaaaacatgaacaaagaatcagaaactagaatttaaagatttaacaattttttacaaaacaaaagataattaattatatatgactGTAGTATGTATCGATTTGCCCAATTTGAGTTCGGTTTTGTTGTATGGGTATTCCCAACTTCCCCAGAGCTTAAATCTTTGTTACTGTCATTGTATGTGGTTattaatgaaaacaaatcatataaacaaatttatggGTTTTTGTTTAGACAAGACACAAGAGTGGGATTTGTTGTTTGACTTGTTTCTCTGAACTATTACGAAGAAGGGCTTTGCTAATTtctttaaaaggtataaatccACAAG from Camelina sativa cultivar DH55 chromosome 9, Cs, whole genome shotgun sequence encodes:
- the LOC104711056 gene encoding actin-depolymerizing factor 2-like, coding for MANAASGMAVHDDCKLKFMELKAKRTFRTIVYKIEDRQVIVEKLGEPEQTYDDFAASLPEDECRYCIYDFDFVTAENCQKSKIFFIAWSPDTAKVRDKMIYASSKDRFKRELDGIQVELQATDPTEMGLDVFKSRTN
- the LOC104711057 gene encoding actin-depolymerizing factor 1 is translated as MANAASGMAVHEDCKLRFMELKAKRTHRFIVYKIEEKQKQVVVEKVGEPIQTYDDFAASLPADECRYAIYDFDFVTAENCQKSKIFFIAWCPDIAKVRSKMIYASSKDRFKRELDGIQIELQAADPTEMDLDVFRSRAN